The genomic region GTAGGGGATACCGATTCCTTCCCTGTGGAGATAGGACTCCACCAAGGGTCGACGTTGAGCCCTTTTCTTTTTACGATTGTCATGGATGAGTTGTTCAGGTCGATTCAGGAGACAGTGTCGTAGTGCATGCTTTTTGCAGATGATATTGTTTTAGTTGAAGAGACTAAACAGATGTTGAATGAGAAGTTAGAAGAACGACGAGTAGCTTTAGAAGACAAGGGTTTAATGATCAGTATGTCGAAGAATGAGTACCTTTCCTGTGATTTCAGCgatagggggggggggtttcgaaAACACTCAAATCACCATTCAAGGTCAGGTTGTTCCGGAAGAAACTAAGTTCAAGTATTTAGGATCGTTTGTACAAAGAGACGGGGAGTTAGATAGTGATGTAGCTCACCGCATTCAGGCTGGTTGGTGTAGGTGGAGAGCAGCCACTGGGATATTGTGTGACTCAAGGTTCCCAACTAAATTAAAAGTTCTATTGGGTTGCAGTGAGACCTGCCATGCTATATGGGACAGATTGTTGGGCCATTAAGAAATCACAAGCACGCAAGACGGAAgtagcagagatgaggatgctgaggtggatgtgtggTCACACAAGGTTAGACCgaataagaaatgaggtttttagggaaaGGTTAGGGGTGTGTAGAATATCAGATAAGATTAAGGATGGAAGATTCAGATGGTTTAGGCATGTGAAGAGAAGGCAAGCAACATCGCTAGTTAGAGTAGTGGAAACCCTCACAGTAGATGGAAGAAGGGGTAGAGGTAGACCCAAATTGACGTGGGATATGCGGATTAGGCGGGATTTGATAGAAATGCACCTCTCTGAGGACATGGTTCAAGACAGGAGTTCATGGAGACGTAGGATTAAAGTTAAAGAGTTTTAGGGGTTAGGTAAGTTGTGGTTGGGTGTTGTCATAGGGGCTATAGATTTACCTACACATTAGGTGGTCTTGGAGGATGATTGTGTTATGTTATGTATATAGATATGCGTATGTTTTTCTATGATGTTATATTTACCTTCACTCTACTGTTTTTGATTTCACCACTTCTTTTGTCTCGATAGTTTTCTGGAACTCTTTTAGTGCTTGTTGTTACGGAGTTGAGGGTCTCTTTGGAAACAGCCTCTCTATCCTCAACGATAGGGGAAAAGTTTGCCTACATCTCACCCTCTCCAGACCCTACCATTAGCTTTGTTATTGGCGGGATTTACtaggtatggttgttgttgttgtattatTAGTAGTGGTTCGATTGGCTTAGTTTTCATACAAGACATAATTCTCCTAAGAAGTATAGGAGATACTCACAGTCATTATTCCTCAACATCAATGGTTACAAATAAAACGATGGCATTTTTCATAAATATGAGTTTTAAACAATTGAAGAAACAAATACAGAATATGTATTCTAATCTTTTAACACTTAAACTCCTTCCTCCTTGGGTATTCTTGTCTCTTCTCACTTGAAATCATTTTCCTCTTtattttcaaacggctataactttttcatatttcaatatgtttttaaaaaaattacccTGTATTAACgaccattttattctctttaattcgagcaacctattgctttagtttttttttaaatttacagGATTTTGAATATCCATTACGTGACTACGTGATTTTCAATGCCCATTACATGATTGagtgatttcattatagtattttatgtgaaaCCCTAAGTGATTACGTAACTACGTAACAATAGTTGACTATGTATTATTACTTGACcatgtgattttgaatacccatttcgtgattacgtgattttatTATGGTATTGATGTGAAACCCCACTGAGTAATTACGTAAAACAAAATATGTAATACATAATATTTCATATTGAATACCTAATATTCCATGTCTAATCACGCATTAAAGATAAATTATATTCAAAACATTAGCTAAATCAACCTATAATAACCACATAATTTCGTATATTAGAGATTTAAACACGTAATAAAGTATAAAAAAATCAAGTTCTTAtcattgaatgtgtaatcacgtaatggatttatattgaatgtgtaatcacgtaatgattTGTGTTAAATGTTGAATGAGTATTCAAAATCACATAGTCGTGTACTGATTATTCAAAATCACATAATGAATATTCAAATTCCTGTAAAAACATTTTTATGAAAACTATAGCAATAAACTGCTCAAACTAAAGAGAATGATGTGCTCGTTAATacgttgtaattttttttaagaaatattaacgtatgaaaaaatTATAGTTGTTTGAAAATCGAGGAATCACGTAATAAAGTATAAAACAATCAAGTTCTTACCattgaatgtgtaatcatgtAATGGAattatattgaatgtgtaatcatgtAATGATTTGTGTTAAATGTTGAATGAGTATTCAAAATCACATAGTCGTGTACTGattattcaaaatcacgtaatgagtattcaaaatcctgtaatttttttttatgaaaactaTAACAATAAGCTGCTCAAATTAAAGAAAACGGTATGCTCGTTAATACGTTGTAATTTCTTTAA from Helianthus annuus cultivar XRQ/B chromosome 10, HanXRQr2.0-SUNRISE, whole genome shotgun sequence harbors:
- the LOC118482649 gene encoding uncharacterized protein LOC118482649; protein product: MSTFPVISAIGGGGFENTQITIQGQVVPEETKFKYLGSFVQRDGELDSDVAHRIQAVRPAMLYGTDCWAIKKSQARKTEVAEMRMLRWMCGHTRLDRIRNEVFRERLGVCRISDKIKDGRFRWFRHVKRRQATSLVRVVETLTVDGRRGRGRPKLTWDMRIRRDLIEMHLSEDMVQDRSSWRRRIKVKEF